The Pieris napi chromosome 9, ilPieNapi1.2, whole genome shotgun sequence genomic sequence tttgttaaaaaataatctgtaACGAAATGAATCCCAAAAGAGGATTAGACAGacgtatataatatacgtTAACAAGCATGCCGGCCTGGTCAATTCCACTGATCCTGATTCCTGACCGGTTTGTGTCACGTGACttatgtacataaaaatacatatttttaattacggattttttgataaattagtgattatttttaatatttacaagttATTTACTCCACAATGCTTTTTAAAATGACGTTCACCTATATAACTATAGATATGTACTTACATGATCTTCTTTTGTCTTAGttttttttgaaatgtcagtacttaaaatatttccttcTACTCTATGTGTTGTGCTTTTGACTGACAATGCTATCGTGGATACAAACAATGAAAATGATAGTAAACTCAACATCACGATAACTTTATGAGGACATGCCCAAGACATCATATCGGACTTCATctgaaagaaaatattcaatgtcgaagtatgttaaaaattaattgttagaaTTATCAGTAAGAAAGGTTTTCTCGATTCTAATCAATCCTAAATGTCGTAGTTAGATAAAAATGGCCAATCTAGGTTGCGTTTGGAATTAACTTAAAATCTTGTAcatacagtaattatttaaaagcatCGACATCAGTATTGTCTTGGTATTTGCTAGTAGtaactcatttaaataaaatttcttttctTACAAaggtaattataaaaagtagCACGTTTTTAATTCTGGGTAAAACAACATATTAattgatgtatttttttagtctGTTCTGTATGacatgtattgtatttttgctACTAAACTTGTATCATAATATCAATATAGCAGGttcattattttactattttaatttgGTGTCTACGATATTTCAGTTTACAACGATGTTTatacgtgggtaacactgaaaatgtttagaactggtcagttagaaacattgcttatgaaaacttcttttgaattttagaactctttggtaacctaatgtagtatattgcattcattggtcatttatttttgtgaattggcggcaaCTTAAATTTCCTATGTCGATAGTACGGGTGCCTATGAGAAAATCCTCTACTAATGAATGCTAGGTGTCGAATAAACGATCTTCTAATTAGTTGGCGATAGTACTTTTGGTCTCATCCCTATTATTATCGAATCAGACTTCTATGGAGCCACAGTCTACTAGTGTCCAACGactagaatattatttttttattttaatttagggaaattttcacaaataaaaaacaagctaaatttattgcaaaaacaaataaaaaattgtgccTTTAAGGAAAATAACAAACTTCTTCGAgatatttattcttaaataagGTAAACTTCATAGTagtatttttagtattatgatttcattattgtagttttagtaatattcaggtatatatatttagtttatgtttGAACGCGTTAAACTTTGATCAAGCATTCCTTTTTATAACCATGAAGCAACAgacgaaatataaaaaaaggtttaacACAACAGAACGTACAGAACAATCttaataagtataatttatgcagttttgtttattaatatgtacCTACGATCCTTATATCATTACACTACCAAGTAATAAGTGTAAAGATTATTTCAATGTCCCTAATTAGGTATTCGCggagaaattaaaatttaatttaattttccttaAAGGCTACTGGaaagagataataaataactgttaaaGGTTTCCTTGAAATTGCagtttaaagtaaatattactTACATTTATATTGAACGTTTAACCACTTTCGCATTTAGGGTCTTAATACACCAAAAGTACATACTTACCTACCCTATTTCGTAGTATTCACAAACACTTCACGAAAAATTAACTCTATTGACAAATCCATTGAGCCATGAATAGAAATCGATCGATGTTATATTTCGACACAACGATAAATTTCAATTGCGAACTAGGTAAATGTACCTAACCGTTGTGGTTGTTTTGAAGTTGTAGACGAAGTGACGACTAAACGTTTATACTTACATAACCACCACCTTTACAACCTTAGAATGTTTCTCCGATTAGAATATTGTTGAATTTTCTAAAACAGGTATAACAACCGTAGAACTTCAAACCTGATCGCAAAAATAGATATCAATATGTAAGAATGTAGTCAGTATAAATGATTTCTTTTGAGATAAAAATATCAGTTGTAATCTTTCTATATTTGATCGAAGATAACCCTATTCGGTAATGGTTTTTAGGTCCAGGTcgaacttcaaaaaaataattcagcaataaaataaattatagttttaacCAATAGGTTGCCAGCCCTTGTATGAAAttggtattaaatattttgttcatCAATGAAATAAGTCTGAAATCATGTcgttattgattttataatgTCCAGATATCGAGTTATTCAGAAATGTTGCATATTCCATTCATACTAGGATCAGTGtacttatattatactttTCTTCTTCTCCTAAACCTTATAATTATAACTCGCCTGTTGTATATAGTAAAGTGTATGGCGCCtgtattaaaactaaacatttaagttggcgcctggttgATAATGCCGGTGACCCTCAGGGCACCAGTTCTTTTCGCTCAACGAATgaatatcgcaatacagtgagtcaatgctgccagcattaaaggtacactgccacagatactttttaattcattgtagttttctatttatttatttttatgtattgttattattactatattcagaaaaaaaaaaactttatatttgtgtgttaataaataaattagttggtattacacattttttataacttcAGATAAGGCGTAGGTGTAGGTGAGGAAGAAAAAAggaaacttttatattttaattattttttggtaaaaGAACGCACAATTGACGTAGGTATAAgctattactaaaataaattaagatcaTAAAGAATAGACTAAACTATCCACTTTTAGTGGATTCACACTAATACaaacaacatttattaacaGATTATTAAAGtcataatgttaaatattttttaagctttTAGGTATTCTGCACATGTTATATATACCTCTTATGAGGTACGCGTAACGTATTcttactgccctgcgattctgtaactcacttttcgaactcacacagcggttatCGGCTATCGGcatctaataaacaataaactacaagcacccaccttttcagaatgccaaatcataaaatgactgcttcacgactgatttgagagagaccgccgatgcgaaaaccgctgtgtgagttcgaaaagtgagttacagaatcgcagggctgtttctggcaattaaaattaagtatgaACGCCATGTTTCTGTTGGTACAGTTTCAACACATTCCCGTTATATTATATGCATTGCGTTATGTGATACTGCTATTATACAggatatttgtttaaatttaggGAACTGAATAAATtagacatttaataaatatttaccaaaACTCTAAGGTATGTACGCCCTATTGCGAGTAGAGGGAATATGCTGAAGTCAACAGGCTGACaaatccaaattaaaaaaaaaggaattcaATGACCTCAtgcttcttttgttttattttttagatattattaatGGATAatgattttacataatttccAGCAGCCGGAAGTGAAATTACTGAATTTACAATACTAAAGATAAATTACGAagattaattataacttaaatgtaatattaaaagtagcTTTTCTCCGACTTTATAAACCAACTCTCAGTTTATTCAGtgacaataaaaaacaatgattttCGAAATGAAGGAATTTCAGTTCCATGTCCGATACAAACTTTAgtgtttttaacaatttaaaattgttgagactttctttcttttttttcctaaaataaataaaaatacccgATGGGATAATGTAGTTCTTCCTATCTACTATGTAGTACAATGGACGATGTAACTCATTAGTGATACTATTACAGACTCTTACTCTTATTCTTTTAAGTTTGGGTCTAATGTGCTtctaatatttacatttattgcaaGATGCATAACTTAAAGACAACAATCAAAATTTCTGAGTACATATTGAAGCGAGAGTGAAGATGTATGAATTGACAGATTCAATATTCCaattataattcataaatGCTGTGAGGCTTACATTTTTCTAAAGCAAGTAATTGGTTGTcattttttctatagaaaCGCTACGTAGCATTTTCGAAATGTGTCGAGTGGCATCAATCTTATAGCAACAAAACTAatgttcaattaaaaatatactttctaACCTAAACTGTCTctatttacattaatataagCACCTTCATATTCGTTTTCATGACCACTGAATCCGTAATTTATCGCTGCTAAATCTGCATCACGTCCCTTCACGCTATTACTGTTTCTAAACgcattaattataatcaatACTAAAGCTAGTTTACCGATTAAAAGCGACTTAAATAGCATAAACTTAATCATTCCGAGGAAAATTGGCACGACCATGGATTGTATTATAAACGGCAATGCCATCATTGGTAAAAGTCTCTCCAATAATTTCTTCTGCTTTCCACGTCctgaaattgaaaatatttttcaataattattataacactaAATCATCTTTTATATTTGGACTACATCTGATAGATTTGTGATACGCATTCATGGATTAGCTAATCCAGGAATGCGGTTTCCCTCGTTTTATGAGGTACAAGTACATAATTTGTTGAAAACTTAAACGCTATTATCCGGTTACTATTAcacagttatttttttatttgttatttttatatgtttattattatacagttTTATAATCAGACTGAAGCTGCTGTGCCGTCAACAGAATCGAGGACGCCATACGTGGTACTTTCCTCACAGATACTCCGAGACATTGCTTTGACATTGCATCGCTATACAGCGAGTAACTACcgaatttgttatattttatagtcattaatattaagtgtATTGTGCTATATTTATCCTGACAGctacataataaaatgtgtGTACGTTTTCTTTGAGATATACGTATTCAAAATATAAGACCTTCTCGTATAATGatgttgtaaatttaaaatttatcaagacacaataaaaaaaatctgtgtgTAACAACAATAACATTAAGTAATTTTCTTTCGTAGAATTTCAATTTGGTTTATAAATTGAGGTTTGAataatgtttgtttaatacaaatttgccGACGAAATCATTTATATTCTATTCGTGCAAGGTACAGTAACGGAAAGTAGTTTAGAGCTCCTGTCAGTTAAGCAAAACGATGATcgcatttaaaataagtaacttAATGAGAAACCCttaattcaaaaaatactaaGGAAAGTATAATAAACAACACCTCGTGgtatataaactcttttgcaaaaaaaaaaggggTACTTTAGGAAATGTATGTTTTAAGGTCAATTTCAGTTAATTGAATGGAATTTCATTCTCTAACGTAGTCTGTATACTTATAATCGTATAAATTAATACGAAttctagattttttaaattgttttttgatgattttttgACAGATTTTTGACAACGTTCACGGCCAAACTATAAGtactgataaggagggagcttgtagtttattgtttatcacaatgccaaatcgtataatgactgcttcacgactgatttgagcgcgaccacCGCGCgttgcgaaaaccgctgtgccaCTGTGACATTTGAACGTAAATTTTCATAGGTGCCCGTTTTTTGCAAATGAGTTTAGAAACAGGACGAATGATTGTTGTTATTATTCGAAGGAATAGAATTTATAAACTGAATAAATCCGTTCAAGAATAGAAAGAACTTTCTCTTATTACATGTTTgtacattacatttatttttttatattaagattaactGTAGCTTcacgttttatattaatttacttatccATTAGTGCAtgaacagtaaaatatttcataaaactaTTTCTTTTAGTAATTTCTCTTAATGTTTAATACACGTGAATTGAAAGGCTAAAAGAACGACTAATATCCTCATGTTTTAATAACTTCTCGATTTTCTTTTACACTATTTACTTTcggtattatttaattttcttgacGCACAATGATTTTTTGTACTGgcaattatctttatatataaaaatgaaacccgttttccgttgtcacatcacatgaaaacggctcgaccgatttgtctgattttttttgttgtgtttgtaattgtcaggagaaggttcttataaaagaaaaaaaagaaaaaatttgcgcggaaaattagaaaattcaagaatacttaaccaccatacaattcgaactttttggtgtaaccttatggcgtttgacataacacaacattgacagaatgcgtgttgcaaatatcgtcagaggatgtatgaaaaatttatttcgttcaaaataaatgcttcgatcggagttattatattgataatataataatatgcgagccagaaaaacaaacaaagaatgttgtataacataaagcattagaataataaacactttgtttctgaaatattttttaattcattataccaatttgaaatcaatattcatagttaagagaggacaacgtctgtcgggtccgctagttgtaaataaaagaaaatggaTTTATGGATGACGTCAATCAAATTGTTTAGAGACAGGCAATACAGATTGACATCGTTGAAGAGatttatgaacaattattatttattaacgtaTGATTTCTAAGTTATTCATCCTTTAATTTCTATATGTAGGGTGTAAGTAATACACTTACCACTTTCCACATCCTTGCCAAGGTCTACCTCAAAGGAAATTGGGCTATCCGTGTTTTTATCATCTGGAATCTTTGCGTATACACCATCATATATCTCCAGTCTTTGTATATGCTGTGTATCATTGCAGGAGACTTGACACAATGCTATTGTGAGTATAATGAGCAAACGCAGCGCGCCATGTCCGTTCATTGTCACGGCCACGATACCAATGTTTTTACCGTGCCCCTCCTTACCACCCTTGCAGTCAACGACATTAGAAAAGCTAAGTTCTGCTACAATAGCCACGAGCATTCCgccaaaataaataactataataatcaATATCAGAAACTGTTGTTCTCCTTAcataaatttgtttctttttttcgtTGAAAACCAATTACTGATACGAAAATAGATTTGCTAGAAATGTGTGGATGGAGCTATCCAATAATGGAGCTTTCGAGCAGAGATTACATTAATAAGGAAACATTTTATGTAATCTAAGTTTGTGTGATAGCtttctctttttattttattggtaaaTTTAAGACAAAAGGTTCTAATTTCCATTGTTGACATAAATAAGCAGACcgtaatagaaatattttcgtatttcTCGATTGTTCTTAGTATGGTTTTGTATCGCTAACAACTTTTTCAATGAAGTGAAATTTCTCCTGTCTCTAGATATACATCGATGCAGGGAAGTTTTACCTATTTAGAATGGAACCTGTATTAAACTGGTTAGAAATTGAAACCATACCCGCTGACTTACAATCGATTAATATTACTCGTTGCTCATTGAATCGCTAGCCGTTCAGATCTTTTTAAAGGAGACGTAGatttgctataaaaaataatttaagtttggAAATGTTTGGTTCAtggttttgaaattttaaataaatatgaaatttacatttatatatattatagtgatCAATTTTGTGTTCATGATATTGTGAAGATGAATCAGAGCGTTACGGATACATACGCAGCAACTGTGTCTTCAAATACCATTTAATGTCTAATAATTGTATAGAATTCCTTACGCTTGATTTTCTAAGAATAAATCCCACATTTTTAACTTTCTTTTTCTGTATAGTTTCATTGGTCTGAGTTTTCTTTGTAACTCCATCATATATTATTGTCAGATACAATGTCTAAAGCTAAACAAGAGACAGTAAGTTCCAGACAATTGAGATATTTTATACGAAAAAGTCAAAgccattattaataacaacacaaaaagtaattacaataatttattaaataaataaataatcttattcTAGTCATCGTCGTCTGTCTTCCACGACTATCATGGGATACAGACAAAGGATAatgcatttaatgtatatcaTACACAATGCTTTAGTTAAATGCAAAATATATGTCCAAAAGCTGATAACAGTCAAAAGGTTtccatttacaattttaaaatataaatacagcaATACCTTGAACAGCAGAGAAATTAAATATCGAAAATTATTCTCTTTAACCACACTTATAAATTGCGTTGCCGAAAATTCCCAATGAATTGAGCGCGCATCGCGTTTAAGGTTCTATTTgcttgatttaatttttatcagcATATCTCTGTCCCTCAAATCTGTCAAGACTGTTATTATGGCAGTATAGGGATAACTAGGTGCAAATGGAACCTTAATCAGACATTGGGATTCGAGTTTATTCGATGATAGCTTCGTTGTCGGATCTACCCCAGGGTGATAGCAAAGGACCATTTACGGGCCAAGGAGCTGGTAGAGCTGGTGGGATGACCTCAGCGCGTGGGTGGAATACCAAGGGTGCTGCAGGTGGTGCTGCTGAGAATAGTCGGGAAACAGCCTgtaaaaatttagaaattttaGGTGGTGaagtaatcaataataaaaaaataattgtcatacataatacatatactaAATAGAAACTGTTAGGAAATaggaaaataacatttttcaatAGTTCCTTATGATTGTACCTATCTTAAAACGAAGCTTAATTACCTGACTGACTGTTACAATTAAAAGCATGACACCAATAGCAAGATTTTTGACTGATATAACCGCCAGCGCCATTAACAGAGTAGAGATGACTCCTAGAGTGAACATCACCGGTAAGAAGATGAAGGACAGTCGTTTCAGAGCATTGTGGCCAAACGTTCTGCCCACGCTGTTATCTGAAAGAAAAAAGAAGATAATTAACTAAtggagatataaaaaaaatatataaaataaaattgtaaatgctgtatacttgattgtaaatatgaaatatgtttaataacacttttaatattttgtatttctctTTTGTTAATTcttttcaattcaattgttaGAGATAATTCACAAATAATGTATCACTTCTTTACTTGAATAAAAAGCATATATTCGGTGCTACTTATCACgctgttatataaatatatttactttacgAATCGATTAGGGAGGTACATTAATACTACTTTTTACAGATGAACGCGGTTTAAACAATCATTTATCATGAAATTTTCGTTTGAATAATTACACAGAAACACGCAATA encodes the following:
- the LOC125052722 gene encoding uncharacterized protein LOC125052722, encoding MLVAIVAELSFSNVVDCKGGKEGHGKNIGIVAVTMNGHGALRLLIILTIALCQVSCNDTQHIQRLEIYDGVYAKIPDDKNTDSPISFEVDLGKDVESGRGKQKKLLERLLPMMALPFIIQSMVVPIFLGMIKFMLFKSLLIGKLALVLIIINAFRNSNSVKGRDADLAAINYGFSGHENEYEGAYINVNRDSLG
- the LOC125052401 gene encoding uncharacterized protein LOC125052401 produces the protein MCKFFGVLSLAYVAVFAFAMVNCEDVSEKGFLDYLSKDNSVGRTFGHNALKRLSFIFLPVMFTLGVISTLLMALAVISVKNLAIGVMLLIVTVSQAVSRLFSAAPPAAPLVFHPRAEVIPPALPAPWPVNGPLLSPWGRSDNEAIIE